DNA sequence from the bacterium genome:
CGGCTTCCACCACCTTGGTGCGCAGGCCGCACCGGTTAAAGATGCGGACGTAGGCGTCATACATGGCCTGATAGCTGACATCGGCGGCTTCCCAGCTCACGTCAAAGCTATAGGCATCCTTCATGCTGAATTCCTTGGCGCGCATCAGCCCGAAGCGGGGGCGGATCTCGTCGCGGAACTTTGTCTGGATCTGATAGAAGGTCTTGGGAAGCTGGCGGTAGGAATTGATCTGCCGGGCGGCGAGGTCCGTGATGACCTCCTCGTGGGTCGGGCCCAGCACCATATCGCGTTGCTGCCGGTCCTTGATCTTGAACATGGAGTCACGGAGCACCGCGTAGCGGCCGGAGGTCTCCCAGATTTCACGGGGTTGCAGGGCCGGCATCAGCACTTCCAGGGCGCCGGCGCGATCCATCTCTTCGCGTACGATGCGCTCCACGTTGCGGAGCGCCTTGAGGCCCAGCGGGAGGAAGGTATAGAGCCCGCCACCCAGCTTCATGATCAGGCCCGCCCGCATCATGAGTTTGTGGCTTGCGATTTCAGCATCCTGCGGGGCATCCCTCAGGGTCGGTATCAAAGACTGTGTCCAGCGCATAAACTGACTTCCTTTTTGGCAAATGAAACGGGCGCATTTGACACAAAGAGAACGGGTTATGCAAGAAAATTGCGTCAACTATTGCGTAACTTGCGCGGGGATAAAGCCCCGGCAGTTTTATTTTACTCATTAGTATTGGATAGACTGCCCCCTGGGTAGAGATTATATTCGAATATGGGTAGCCTGATAAATTGACGGAGCGGGCGCGTGACTAATATTGATTGAGGGAAAATAAGCCCTGATAGGACGGCTGAGTGGGGCGGGGTAGTCTTAAGTGCTGATATTACACGATCCCAAGATGATAACGGGATAGACGGGTAGCATTATCAAGGGTCCTGACCGTTGATAACGGGAAGCAGGAGTAGCATTATCAGAAATATATAGAAGGTGCGTTTTTGGTGGGACTTGTTTGTAATCAAGTGCTTGTGTTGAAAACGGCGGATCCTGATATAAAGTGATCATGGGACAGGATTTAAGAACGGGATCGGTTTATCCTGATAAATCGGGATCGGCATAATAACTAGTTCGGCATGAAATTTATATGACCAAGGCAGACAGAAGAGAGACTAAGACGATACTGAGCGTCATCGCAATGGTGGTCTTGGCCCCTCTTGTCGCCACAACAACGTTGGTCTGTGGATGGCCTGAGCGCTGGGGCGGATCGATAAGCCCATTGGCAATCATCACTATGGCCCTCTTTGGTCTCATTACAATTCCACTTTGGCCCACATACATTCCTGCAATTATTCTCACTCCGTTACTTATGCGGAAAATCGCACCTCACAGACTATTTATAAATCTTTCGATCCCGGTCTTGGTACTGACGTCGCTGCTGCTCGGCGCACTAGGAGGCCTCTGCATCATGTTTCCGGTGATTAGAATGTCGTTGCATACGGAGTTTGCTCTGCAATGGAAAATGGCCGGTGCTTGTTCAGGTGCGATAACGCTCACGGTGATTTGCTTGATTCATCGTTGCATCTCAGACGAAGGTGCCGAACAATGCCCTCCACCACTACCTCGTGTCCCTGCGGGCCACTCGGAGGGTGAGGGCTGAACGTTCGCATTTCAGGGGAAAATCAAAAAGATCCGAAAGTTGATTTGAAATACAGATAGCGAAGGAATAGTATTTAGACATGACAACAACCTTGGCAATTGACCGCTTATCAAGACCTGAAAAACTCCGTGTGATGGAGGCGATCTGGGTTGATCTAACTCAGGATGAGGTTTTGACTGAGTCTCCGGGCTGGCACAAGGAGGCTTTGGCTGAAACAGCTCGCCGGGTCAAAAACGGAGCAGAACCGATTCTTGACTGGGAACAGGCGAAGCGGGACCTCCGGAAGCGTATTCGATGAGCATCAAGATACTTGCTTCCGCATCCGAAGACCTTGATCGCGGAAGAATCTTCTACTCGCGGCAAGGCGAGGGGCTGGGCGAGTATTTTTTGGATTCCTTAGCTTCCGACGTTGATGCCCTTGCTCTATATGCTGGTATTCACCCCAAGGTGTTTGGCTATTACCGCCTTCTCTCGAAACGTTTCCCGTATGCCGTTTATTATCAGATCAATAGAAACCGTGATGTCATTGTGTGGCGTGTCTTGGATTTGCGTCAAGATCCAGTGCGGATACAAAGGGCATTGAAATAGTTGCGAACCAGAAAGTCCAGGTTACCTCGCGTTCCGCTCGGAACCTGACT
Encoded proteins:
- a CDS encoding addiction module protein, with translation MTTTLAIDRLSRPEKLRVMEAIWVDLTQDEVLTESPGWHKEALAETARRVKNGAEPILDWEQAKRDLRKRIR
- a CDS encoding type II toxin-antitoxin system RelE/ParE family toxin, whose product is MSIKILASASEDLDRGRIFYSRQGEGLGEYFLDSLASDVDALALYAGIHPKVFGYYRLLSKRFPYAVYYQINRNRDVIVWRVLDLRQDPVRIQRALK